AAGCCCTTCACGCTAACAATGCGCAGTGTCATCGGCCAAACCCATTTGCATTGGGAATGAGGTCTTAAGGATTCCAGCGGAGTTTTAGTTCTTTTGCGGCTTTCACTTCATCCAAGCGACCACGGAAAGTGGTGTGGGGAGCGGCTTTCACGAAGTCGGGTTTTTCTTCGCATTCCTTCGCGATGAGTTTCATGGCTTCAATGAATTGATCGAGACTGTCTTTTGGTTCGCTCTCTGTCGGTTCAATCATCAAAGACCCGTGGACAATCAGCGGAAAATAAATGGTGGGCGGATGATAACCGAAATCCATGAGGCGTTTGGCGATATCCAGCGTTTTGATACCGTGATCTTTTTGCAATTTATCCGAGAAAACCGATTCGTGAAGCGAGGGTCTTGAATAGGCCAGATGATACGTCCCCATCAAAGCTTTACGAATATAGTTTGCATTGAGCACAGCCATCTCCGAAATTTTTCTTAAACCTTCGGGACCAAATTCACGAATGTAGGTATAAGCGCGGACAAGCATTCCAAAATTTCCGAAATAGGCTTTCATCCTGCCGATTGATTGGGGACGGTTTTCCAGTTTGTAGACGCTATTTTCTTTTACAATGACCGGATTCGGAAGAAACGGTTCCAATTTTTTCTTGATTCCAACAGGGCCTGCACCCGGACCACCGCCACCGTGCGGGGTTGAAAAAGTTTTGTGAAGATTGAAGTGGAGAAGGTCAACTCCGGCATCTCCAAGTTTTACAATGCCTAGCAGGGCGTTGAGGTTGGCGCCGTCACAATAAACAAGTCCTCCCTTTTTGTGAACGACATCACAAATTTCCTGAATATTTTCTTCGAAGATTCCAAGCGTGTTGGGATTGGTGACCATTAAAGCGGCGACTTCTTCATCCATCACGCCTGCCACGGCCTCTGCTGTTAAAATTCCATCTTTGTTGGAAGAGATTGTTACGACTTCATATTGGCAGATAGCGGCGGAAGCGGGGTTGGTGCCGTGCGCACTGTCGGGGATGATCACTTTTTTGCGCGGATTCCCTTTGGAGGTTTGATAGGCCCTTACCATGAGCATTCCCGTCAGTTCACCGTGTGAACCCGCGGAAGGCCAGCATGTGACAAAATCCATTCCGCTGATTTCTGCGAGATATTGTTGCAACTCATGAATCAATTGCAAACTCCCCTGAGTAGCTTCCGGCATGGCCAAAGGATGCGCGTTGGCAAAACCCGGAATTTTAGAAACCTCTTCGGTTATTCTGGGATTGTATTTCATCGTGCAGGAACCAAGGGGAAAAAGTCCCACATCTTTGCAATAATTTTGCTGGGACAATCTTACAAAATGACGAACGGTATCGACTTCCGAAATTTCAGGGAGTGTTGCAGGTGTCTTTCGCAACAGCGTCTTTGGCAGTTTTGCCGTCGGGTCGTTTTCAGGAAC
This genomic stretch from Deltaproteobacteria bacterium harbors:
- the gcvPB gene encoding aminomethyl-transferring glycine dehydrogenase subunit GcvPB, whose amino-acid sequence is MSTPGTTGLVLEEGLSFAQSVKGRIGYSLPPSGVPENDPTAKLPKTLLRKTPATLPEISEVDTVRHFVRLSQQNYCKDVGLFPLGSCTMKYNPRITEEVSKIPGFANAHPLAMPEATQGSLQLIHELQQYLAEISGMDFVTCWPSAGSHGELTGMLMVRAYQTSKGNPRKKVIIPDSAHGTNPASAAICQYEVVTISSNKDGILTAEAVAGVMDEEVAALMVTNPNTLGIFEENIQEICDVVHKKGGLVYCDGANLNALLGIVKLGDAGVDLLHFNLHKTFSTPHGGGGPGAGPVGIKKKLEPFLPNPVIVKENSVYKLENRPQSIGRMKAYFGNFGMLVRAYTYIREFGPEGLRKISEMAVLNANYIRKALMGTYHLAYSRPSLHESVFSDKLQKDHGIKTLDIAKRLMDFGYHPPTIYFPLIVHGSLMIEPTESEPKDSLDQFIEAMKLIAKECEEKPDFVKAAPHTTFRGRLDEVKAAKELKLRWNP